Proteins co-encoded in one Neofelis nebulosa isolate mNeoNeb1 chromosome 2, mNeoNeb1.pri, whole genome shotgun sequence genomic window:
- the TMEM169 gene encoding transmembrane protein 169, giving the protein MEELAPVEVQGQLPSPHQGSLRKAMAAALALDGESTMGRQKKKRKESRPESIIIYRSENEKPDEEPGESEGGDRPKEEEGDDFLDYPADDGMWNMPLDSRYVTLTGTITRGKKKGQMVDIHVTLTEKELQELMKPKGSSGEVTPEDRKACQMGVDRGPHVVLWTLVCLPVVFILSFVVSFYYGTITWYNIFLVYNEERTFWHKISCCPCLILFYPVLIMAMASSLGLYAAVVQLSWSWGAWWQAARDMEKGFCGWLCSKLGLEDCSPYSIVELLESDNISGTLSNKDSAQEVETSTV; this is encoded by the exons ATGGAAGAGCTGGCACCAGTAGAAGTCCAGGGACAGCTCCCAAGCCCCCACCAGGGCTCTCTGAGGAAGGCCATGGCCGCTGCCCTCGCCCTGGATGGGGAATCCACAATGGGCcgccagaaaaagaagaggaaagagtcCCGCCCAGAATCTATCATCATCTACCGGTCAGAAAATGAGAAACCGGATGAGGAGCCTGGGGAATCAGAAGGTGGAGACCGACCTaaagaagaggagggggatgATTTCCTAGACTATCCTGCAGATGATG GTATGTGGAACATGCCTTTGGACAGCCGCTATGTCACACTAACCGGGACCATTACTCGAGGGAAGAAAAAGGGCCAGATGGTGGACATCCACGTCACACTGACGGAGAAGGAGCTGCAAGAATTGATGAAGCCAAAAGGGTCATCAGGAGAAGTAACACCTGAAGACAGAAAGGCCTGCCAAATGGGAGTTGACCGTGGGCCCCACGTGGTCCTTTGGACGCTGGTCTGCCTGCCTGTAGTCTTTATCCTCTCTTTTGTTGTCTCGTTCTACTATGGCACGATCACCTGGTACAACATCTTCCTCGTGTACAACGAGGAGAGGACCTTCTGGCACAAGATCTCATGTTGCCCCTGTCTCATTCTCTTctatccagtgctcatcatggccATGGCCTCTTCCCTGGGCCTTTATGCTGCTGTGGTCCAGCTCTCATGGTCCTGGGGAGCATGGTGGCAAGCTGCCCGGGACATGGAGAAAGGCTTCTGTGGCTGGCTCTGCAGCAAGCTGGGCCTGGAGGACTGTTCTCCCTACAGCATCGTAGAGTTGCTTGAATCTGACAATATCTCAGGCACTCTCTCCAACAAGGACTCCGCCCAGGAAGTAGAAACTTCCACTGTCTAA